In Massilia forsythiae, one DNA window encodes the following:
- the ribBA gene encoding bifunctional 3,4-dihydroxy-2-butanone-4-phosphate synthase/GTP cyclohydrolase II — translation MPISPTQDIVDELRAGRMVILVDEEDRENEGDLVLAADFVTPEAINFMIRHARGLVCLTLSEEICDRLELPMMTTRNGTSFGTNFTVSIEAAEGVTTGISAADRARTIAAAVARDARPEDLVQPGHIFPLRAVKGGVLMRAGHTEAGCDLTEMAGLSPASVICEIIKEDGTMARLPDLLEFGAEHGIKIGTIADLIHYRSQTETLVERVAERPLSTVHGDFRLVAFRDKPSGSAHLALVHGEPSADREALVRVHQPVSIVDLLESRSTAHSWTMAAAMQAIQAAESGVLVLLDCGESADALFAQFQDKPAARPAGRAANLDLRTYGIGAQILKQVGVCRMKLLANPRKMPSMAGFDLEVTGHVASPDA, via the coding sequence ATGCCCATCTCACCCACCCAGGACATCGTCGACGAATTGCGCGCAGGGCGCATGGTCATTCTGGTCGACGAAGAAGACCGCGAAAACGAGGGCGACCTGGTGCTCGCCGCCGATTTCGTCACGCCCGAGGCGATCAATTTCATGATCCGCCACGCGCGCGGCCTGGTATGCCTGACCCTGTCGGAAGAGATCTGCGACCGCCTCGAACTGCCGATGATGACGACCCGCAACGGCACCTCGTTCGGCACCAACTTCACGGTGTCGATCGAGGCCGCCGAAGGCGTCACCACCGGCATCTCGGCGGCCGACCGCGCGCGTACCATCGCCGCGGCGGTGGCCAGGGACGCCCGGCCGGAAGACCTGGTGCAGCCCGGCCACATTTTCCCGCTGCGCGCGGTCAAGGGCGGGGTGCTGATGCGCGCCGGCCATACCGAGGCCGGCTGCGACCTGACCGAGATGGCGGGCTTGAGTCCGGCCTCGGTGATCTGCGAGATCATCAAGGAAGACGGCACCATGGCGCGCCTGCCGGATCTGCTCGAATTCGGCGCCGAGCACGGCATCAAGATCGGCACCATCGCCGACCTGATCCATTACCGCAGCCAGACCGAGACCCTGGTCGAGCGCGTGGCCGAGCGTCCGCTGTCGACCGTGCACGGCGACTTCCGCCTGGTCGCCTTCCGCGACAAGCCGAGCGGCTCGGCGCACCTGGCGCTGGTGCATGGCGAACCGTCGGCGGATCGCGAGGCGCTGGTGCGCGTGCACCAGCCGGTGTCGATCGTCGACCTGCTGGAAAGCCGTTCGACCGCGCACTCGTGGACGATGGCGGCGGCGATGCAGGCGATCCAGGCAGCCGAGTCCGGCGTGCTGGTGCTGCTCGACTGCGGCGAGAGCGCCGACGCGCTGTTCGCGCAATTCCAGGACAAGCCGGCGGCGCGTCCCGCCGGGCGCGCCGCCAACCTCGACCTGCGCACCTACGGCATCGGCGCCCAGATCCTGAAGCAGGTGGGCGTGTGCAGGATGAAGCTGCTGGCCAATCCACGCAAGATGCCGTCGATGGCCGGCTTCGACCTCGAGGTCACCGGTCACGTGGCCAGTCCGGACGCATGA
- a CDS encoding methyl-accepting chemotaxis protein — protein sequence MSNPAIRHILELHHRSADRLMIWILWGLWLVSLGLAPLYDTWQWAFMVGLPAAALPSALLLCGGAGRPARVLVGVAFMVFSALHIHQAAGRTEAHFGIFVLLAFLLCYRDLMVIGTAAAVVALHHLAFNRLQELGFPTWCLSRPGIGIVLVHAAYVVVETAVLCYLARMLARQALQAAELQVAVQAMTAQPDAIDLRPGAFPASSRSARSLDAVMRTLQRTLASVQDNVGLTEAASGRIVHDNAALARHAELQGASIRATLETMSALTANVRRNAEHAQRADGLAGAAAGVAVRGGAAVGRVVDTMQAIDASSRRIVDIIGVIDGIAFQTNLLALNAAVEAARAGEQGRGFGVVAGEVRSLAQRAAAAAAEIKALIGESVAQVTAGSSLVRDAGATMDEVVASVRRVSSVIAEISAASAEQAREVAEIGGAISAMDDATRQSSARVDDAAEAAVALQAHAAELARAVRVFLVAPAAAVTGAAGVVPVPALTDAPWLDGGVAAPGLS from the coding sequence GTGTCCAATCCCGCCATCCGCCACATTCTCGAGCTGCACCACCGCAGCGCCGACCGCCTCATGATCTGGATCCTGTGGGGATTGTGGCTGGTGTCGCTGGGCCTGGCGCCCTTGTACGATACCTGGCAGTGGGCTTTCATGGTCGGCCTGCCGGCGGCGGCGCTGCCGAGCGCGCTGTTGCTGTGCGGCGGCGCCGGCCGGCCGGCGCGCGTGCTGGTCGGCGTGGCCTTCATGGTGTTTTCTGCCTTGCACATCCACCAGGCAGCCGGCCGCACCGAAGCCCATTTCGGTATCTTCGTGCTGCTGGCCTTCCTGCTGTGCTACCGCGACCTTATGGTGATCGGCACCGCGGCCGCCGTCGTGGCCCTGCACCATCTCGCCTTCAACCGCCTGCAGGAGTTGGGATTTCCCACCTGGTGCCTGTCGCGGCCCGGCATCGGCATCGTGCTGGTGCATGCCGCCTACGTGGTGGTCGAGACCGCGGTGCTGTGCTACCTGGCGCGCATGCTGGCGCGCCAGGCCTTGCAGGCCGCTGAATTGCAGGTGGCGGTGCAGGCCATGACCGCGCAGCCGGACGCCATCGATCTGCGTCCCGGCGCCTTTCCGGCCAGCAGCCGCAGCGCCCGCAGCCTGGATGCGGTCATGCGCACGCTGCAGCGGACCCTGGCCAGCGTGCAGGACAACGTCGGCCTGACCGAGGCCGCCTCGGGGCGCATCGTGCACGACAATGCCGCGCTGGCGCGCCATGCCGAACTGCAGGGCGCATCGATCCGCGCCACGCTGGAGACGATGTCGGCGCTGACCGCCAACGTCCGCCGCAATGCCGAGCATGCGCAGCGCGCCGACGGGCTGGCCGGCGCCGCGGCCGGGGTGGCGGTGCGCGGCGGCGCCGCGGTGGGGCGGGTGGTCGACACCATGCAGGCCATCGATGCGTCGTCGCGCAGGATCGTCGACATCATCGGTGTCATCGACGGCATTGCGTTCCAGACCAATCTGCTGGCGCTGAATGCCGCGGTGGAGGCGGCCCGCGCCGGCGAGCAGGGGCGCGGCTTCGGCGTGGTGGCGGGCGAAGTCCGCAGCCTGGCCCAGCGCGCCGCTGCGGCGGCGGCCGAGATCAAGGCGCTGATCGGCGAATCGGTGGCGCAGGTGACGGCGGGCAGCAGCCTGGTGCGCGATGCCGGCGCCACGATGGACGAGGTGGTGGCCAGCGTGCGCCGCGTATCGAGCGTGATCGCCGAGATCAGCGCCGCCAGCGCCGAGCAGGCGCGCGAGGTGGCCGAGATCGGCGGCGCCATCTCGGCGATGGACGATGCGACACGGCAAAGCAGTGCGCGCGTCGACGATGCCGCCGAAGCGGCTGTTGCGCTGCAGGCACACGCGGCCGAGCTGGCGCGGGCGGTGCGCGTGTTCCTGGTCGCACCCGCTGCCGCCGTCACCGGCGCCGCTGGCGTGGTACCGGTCCCGGCCCTGACCGACGCCCCCTGGCTGGATGGCGGCGTCGCTGCTCCCGGACTTTCCTGA
- the ribH gene encoding 6,7-dimethyl-8-ribityllumazine synthase, producing the protein MTVPTFESNMTGEGLRIGIVQARFNADVGEGLLSACLSELARLGVANEDILHVTVPGALEVPLALQKMADTQQFDALIALGAVIRGETYHFELVSNESGAGITRVGLDYGIPIANAVLTTENDEQAAVRCAEKGADAARVAVEMANLLLALEELQAEEE; encoded by the coding sequence ATGACGGTACCAACTTTTGAAAGCAACATGACGGGCGAAGGCCTGCGCATCGGCATCGTGCAGGCGCGCTTCAACGCGGACGTCGGCGAAGGCCTGCTGTCGGCATGCTTGAGCGAACTGGCCCGCCTCGGCGTCGCCAACGAAGACATCCTGCACGTCACCGTGCCGGGCGCGCTGGAAGTGCCGCTGGCCCTGCAGAAGATGGCGGATACCCAGCAGTTCGACGCGCTGATCGCACTGGGCGCGGTGATCCGCGGCGAAACCTACCACTTCGAGCTGGTGTCGAACGAATCGGGCGCCGGCATCACGCGCGTCGGCCTGGACTACGGCATCCCGATCGCCAACGCCGTGCTGACCACCGAGAACGACGAGCAGGCCGCGGTGCGCTGCGCGGAAAAGGGCGCCGATGCGGCGCGCGTCGCGGTCGAGATGGCCAACCTGCTGCTGGCGCTGGAAGAACTGCAGGCCGAGGAAGAGTGA
- the nusB gene encoding transcription antitermination factor NusB, with product MTDKTTHANPNKNRTPRHRAREFALQGLYQWLLNNEPASMVVANIKSAHGFDKADNEYFTELLHGTIAQSVELREVVAPTVDRPIAELSPIEHAVLLLGAWELKNKIEIPYRVVINEAVELAKSFGGIDGHKYVNGVLDRLAGKLRPDEAAADARR from the coding sequence ATGACTGACAAGACCACGCACGCCAATCCGAACAAGAACCGCACCCCGCGCCACCGTGCGCGCGAGTTCGCCCTGCAGGGCCTGTACCAGTGGCTGCTGAACAATGAGCCGGCCTCGATGGTCGTCGCCAACATCAAGAGCGCCCACGGTTTCGACAAGGCCGACAACGAGTACTTCACCGAACTCCTGCACGGCACGATCGCCCAGTCGGTCGAACTGCGCGAAGTGGTGGCGCCGACCGTCGACCGCCCGATCGCCGAACTGTCGCCGATCGAGCACGCGGTGCTGCTGCTGGGCGCCTGGGAACTCAAGAACAAGATCGAGATCCCGTATCGCGTGGTGATCAACGAAGCGGTGGAGCTGGCCAAGTCCTTCGGCGGCATCGATGGCCACAAGTACGTGAACGGCGTGCTCGACCGCCTGGCCGGCAAGCTGCGTCCGGACGAAGCGGCGGCGGACGCGCGCCGCTGA
- the ubiD gene encoding 4-hydroxy-3-polyprenylbenzoate decarboxylase has product MNYSDLRDFIVNLQEIGELKRISLPVSPNLEMTEVCDRTLRAGGPALLFENPTGHTIPVLGNLFGTPRRVALGMGADDVSELRRIGHVLARLKEPEPPKGFKDIVGMGSLVKAVWDMAPKEIKGAPCQEIVWEGKDVDLGRLPIQHCWPGDVAPLITWGLVITKGPHKKRQNLGIYRQQVLGPNKVIMRWLAHRGGALDFREHCIANPGQPYPVAVALGADPATILGAVTPVPDTLSEYQFAGLLRGQRTVLTKAIGSELRVPAGAEIVLEGNIYPDETHPSGFEHALEGPYGDHTGYYNEQDWFPVFTIDRITMRRDPIYHSTYTGKPPDEPAVLGVALNEVFIPLLQKQFTEITDFYLPPEGCSYRMAVVQMKKQYAGHAKRVMFGVWSFLRQFMYTKFIVVVDEDVDVRDWKEVIWAITTRVDPTRDTVLVDNTPIDYLDFASPVSGLGSKMGIDATNKWPGETDREWGVPIAMTPEVKARVDGIWQQLGL; this is encoded by the coding sequence ATGAACTATTCAGATTTACGTGATTTTATTGTCAATTTGCAAGAAATTGGCGAATTAAAACGGATTTCCTTGCCGGTCTCGCCCAATCTGGAAATGACCGAGGTGTGCGACCGCACCCTGCGCGCCGGCGGCCCGGCGCTGCTGTTCGAGAATCCGACCGGCCATACCATCCCGGTGCTGGGCAACCTGTTCGGCACGCCGCGCCGGGTGGCGCTGGGGATGGGCGCGGACGACGTGAGCGAATTGCGCCGCATCGGCCACGTGCTGGCACGCTTGAAAGAGCCGGAGCCGCCCAAGGGATTCAAGGACATCGTCGGCATGGGCTCGCTCGTCAAGGCGGTGTGGGACATGGCTCCCAAGGAAATCAAGGGCGCGCCGTGCCAGGAAATCGTCTGGGAAGGCAAGGATGTCGACCTGGGCCGGCTGCCGATCCAGCATTGCTGGCCGGGCGACGTCGCACCCCTGATCACCTGGGGGCTGGTGATCACCAAGGGGCCGCACAAGAAGCGCCAGAACCTGGGCATCTACCGCCAGCAGGTGCTGGGGCCGAACAAGGTGATCATGCGCTGGCTGGCGCACCGCGGCGGCGCGCTGGATTTCCGCGAGCACTGCATCGCCAATCCGGGGCAGCCGTATCCGGTCGCGGTGGCGCTCGGCGCCGATCCGGCCACCATCCTGGGGGCGGTGACGCCGGTGCCGGATACCTTGTCCGAATACCAGTTCGCCGGCCTGCTGCGCGGCCAGCGTACCGTGCTGACCAAGGCCATCGGCAGCGAACTGCGGGTGCCGGCCGGCGCCGAGATCGTACTCGAAGGGAATATCTATCCGGACGAAACGCATCCGTCCGGCTTCGAGCATGCGCTGGAAGGGCCGTACGGCGACCATACCGGCTACTACAACGAGCAGGACTGGTTCCCGGTATTCACCATCGACCGCATCACCATGCGGCGCGACCCGATCTACCACTCGACCTATACCGGCAAGCCGCCGGACGAGCCGGCCGTGCTGGGCGTGGCGCTGAACGAAGTCTTCATTCCGCTGCTGCAGAAGCAGTTTACGGAAATCACCGACTTCTACCTGCCGCCGGAAGGTTGCAGCTACCGCATGGCCGTGGTGCAGATGAAGAAGCAGTACGCCGGCCATGCCAAGCGCGTGATGTTCGGGGTGTGGAGCTTCCTGCGGCAGTTCATGTACACCAAGTTCATCGTGGTGGTGGACGAGGACGTCGACGTGCGCGACTGGAAGGAAGTGATCTGGGCCATCACCACGCGCGTCGATCCGACCCGCGATACGGTGTTAGTGGACAATACGCCGATCGACTACCTCGATTTCGCCTCGCCGGTCAGCGGCCTCGGCAGCAAGATGGGCATCGACGCCACCAACAAGTGGCCGGGCGAGACCGACCGCGAGTGGGGCGTGCCGATCGCCATGACGCCGGAAGTCAAGGCGCGTGTCGACGGGATCTGGCAGCAGCTGGGCCTGTAG
- a CDS encoding transglycosylase SLT domain-containing protein: protein MARQPVTWSSSAIKTARGILTTAQHTLTVFGLSAVGVLALLYCRPDVARQVSDFLHPQRHAVTPLAADAQAHRIVAAPAAVAARPASADNGAGAVAVTAVNRDDQAPGHATRQQKYVTDWLSRRYRVAGDAANMLVSTAYSTAHDIKLDPLLILAVMAIESGLNPFAESPVGAQGLMQVMAKVHRDKFAQVGGAKAALNPVANIRVGALILKDYVKRTGSVEGGLKSYVGAGPDDDSGYGSKVLAEYRRLKQVAIGKDVPIYTTTSTPAAAASSATLAQKSVVAPVRADSGDGETTHGASQGGETVAGL, encoded by the coding sequence ATGGCTCGCCAGCCAGTTACGTGGTCTAGTTCCGCGATCAAGACGGCACGCGGTATCCTTACCACCGCGCAACATACCTTGACCGTATTCGGTCTTTCCGCAGTCGGCGTGCTCGCCCTGCTGTACTGCCGCCCCGATGTCGCCAGACAAGTGTCGGATTTCCTCCATCCGCAGCGCCATGCCGTGACGCCGCTTGCGGCGGACGCACAGGCGCACCGGATCGTGGCCGCACCGGCAGCCGTGGCCGCCAGGCCTGCCTCGGCGGACAACGGTGCTGGCGCCGTGGCGGTGACTGCCGTCAACCGCGACGACCAGGCTCCCGGCCATGCGACGCGCCAGCAGAAGTACGTGACGGACTGGCTGTCGCGCCGCTACCGCGTGGCCGGCGACGCCGCCAACATGCTGGTCTCGACCGCCTACAGCACGGCGCACGACATCAAGCTCGATCCGCTGCTGATCCTGGCAGTGATGGCGATCGAGTCGGGCTTGAATCCGTTCGCGGAAAGCCCGGTCGGTGCACAAGGCCTGATGCAGGTGATGGCCAAGGTGCATCGCGACAAGTTCGCCCAGGTCGGCGGCGCCAAGGCCGCGCTGAACCCGGTTGCCAACATCCGCGTGGGCGCCCTGATCCTGAAGGATTATGTGAAGCGCACCGGTTCGGTCGAAGGCGGACTGAAGAGCTATGTCGGCGCCGGCCCGGACGACGATTCCGGCTACGGCTCCAAGGTGCTGGCCGAGTACCGCCGCCTGAAGCAGGTCGCGATCGGCAAGGACGTGCCGATCTACACGACCACGTCGACCCCGGCGGCGGCGGCTTCGTCGGCTACGCTGGCGCAGAAGTCGGTGGTGGCGCCGGTGCGTGCCGACAGCGGCGACGGCGAGACCACGCATGGCGCCAGCCAGGGCGGCGAGACCGTCGCCGGCCTGTAA
- a CDS encoding DNA polymerase III subunit gamma/tau — protein MSYQVLARKYRPRNFDTLVGQEHVVRALTHALRTGRLHHAYLFTGTRGVGKTTLSRILAKSLNCVGPDGNGNITAEPCGQCEPCRAIDAGRFVDYVEMDAASNRGVDEMAQLLEQAVYAPSNARFKVYMIDEVHMLTNHAFNAMLKTLEEPPEHVKFILATTDPQKIPVTVLSRCLQFNLKQMPPGHIVGHLENILGQEDVGFEQPALRLLAQGAHGSMRDALSLTDQAIAYAAGAVTLEAVQGMLGALDQSYLVRLLDALARQDGADLMAVADEMASRSLSYNGALQDLGTLLHRIALAQTVPAALPDNLPELADIQRLATEFDPQEVQLYYQIAVHGRNEIGLAPDEYAGFTMTLLRMLAFRPGQGGSEQVAAPAPAALARPLPAGGGAPAGRAAAAAAAAGTTAAGTTAPPAAPGRPAATQSLPAQAAVPPAPPSPPAAAAPSLAQQGAAAAPAMTSARAAINAALEAARAASRNPGGARRAAPAAADSPPAGAQAPSQPSAAAPAVPSAPSAPSAPWDNGPGGAGRPAVAQGAAAAANGQRDGGMRPQAQPQAASRAPVQGQQRGQAQYQQQPQPQARSQDTQDYGQALADDEPPAWVMEFSEDTAVALDAPAVQAAPSAAPVRAAEAARAAQQAPYAYVIVPVAAIGWDGNWPALAATLALRGVSQQLALQTELVECVADAGAATFRLRVPVDTLRASGNSEKLCAVLQERFPAVRVNVDTEIGPVWYTAGAEAKARRERLQREAEDTVERDPFVQDMARTFDAFVVPGSVRPIAS, from the coding sequence ATGTCCTATCAAGTCCTCGCCCGCAAATACCGTCCCCGCAATTTCGACACGCTGGTCGGCCAGGAGCACGTGGTCCGTGCCCTGACCCATGCGCTGCGCACCGGACGCCTGCACCACGCCTACCTGTTCACCGGCACGCGCGGGGTGGGCAAGACCACGCTGTCGCGCATCCTGGCCAAGTCGCTCAACTGCGTCGGGCCGGACGGCAACGGCAACATCACGGCCGAGCCCTGCGGCCAGTGCGAGCCGTGCCGCGCGATCGATGCCGGCCGTTTCGTCGACTACGTCGAGATGGACGCCGCTTCCAACCGCGGCGTGGACGAGATGGCCCAGCTGCTGGAACAGGCGGTGTACGCACCCAGCAACGCGCGCTTCAAGGTCTACATGATCGACGAGGTGCACATGCTGACCAACCACGCCTTCAACGCCATGCTGAAGACGCTGGAAGAGCCGCCCGAGCACGTGAAATTCATCCTGGCGACCACCGATCCGCAAAAGATCCCGGTGACGGTGTTGTCGCGTTGCCTGCAGTTCAACCTCAAGCAGATGCCGCCCGGCCACATCGTCGGCCACCTGGAAAACATCCTGGGCCAGGAAGACGTCGGCTTCGAGCAGCCGGCGCTGCGCCTGCTGGCCCAGGGCGCGCACGGTTCGATGCGCGACGCGCTGTCGCTGACCGACCAGGCCATCGCTTACGCCGCCGGCGCGGTCACGCTGGAAGCGGTGCAGGGCATGCTGGGCGCGCTCGACCAATCCTACCTGGTGCGCCTGCTGGACGCGCTGGCGCGCCAGGACGGCGCCGACCTGATGGCGGTGGCCGACGAGATGGCCAGCCGCAGCCTGTCCTACAACGGCGCGCTGCAGGACCTGGGCACGCTGCTGCACCGCATCGCGCTGGCGCAGACGGTGCCGGCGGCGCTGCCGGACAACTTGCCGGAACTGGCCGACATCCAGCGCCTGGCAACCGAGTTCGACCCGCAGGAAGTGCAGCTGTATTACCAGATCGCCGTGCACGGCCGCAACGAGATCGGCCTGGCGCCGGACGAGTACGCCGGCTTCACCATGACGCTGCTGCGCATGCTGGCGTTCCGCCCGGGGCAGGGCGGGTCCGAGCAGGTGGCGGCCCCGGCGCCGGCGGCGCTTGCGCGTCCGTTGCCGGCCGGCGGCGGGGCGCCGGCCGGGCGCGCTGCGGCAGCCGCTGCGGCTGCGGGCACAACGGCGGCGGGCACAACGGCGCCGCCGGCCGCGCCGGGCCGTCCGGCTGCTACGCAGTCGTTGCCGGCGCAGGCGGCCGTGCCGCCGGCGCCGCCGTCCCCACCGGCCGCTGCCGCACCTTCGCTGGCCCAGCAGGGCGCAGCTGCGGCGCCGGCCATGACCTCGGCGCGCGCCGCCATCAATGCCGCGCTGGAAGCGGCGCGCGCGGCGTCGCGCAATCCGGGCGGCGCGCGCCGTGCGGCGCCGGCGGCGGCCGACAGTCCGCCGGCGGGTGCACAGGCGCCGTCGCAGCCGTCCGCAGCGGCACCGGCCGTACCGTCCGCGCCATCCGCACCTTCGGCGCCGTGGGACAATGGCCCGGGCGGCGCCGGCCGGCCGGCCGTGGCGCAGGGCGCCGCCGCTGCGGCCAACGGCCAGCGCGACGGCGGCATGCGTCCGCAAGCGCAGCCGCAGGCGGCAAGCCGGGCGCCGGTGCAGGGCCAGCAGCGCGGCCAGGCCCAGTACCAGCAACAGCCACAGCCACAGGCGCGCTCTCAGGATACGCAGGACTACGGCCAGGCGCTGGCCGACGACGAGCCGCCGGCCTGGGTGATGGAGTTTTCCGAAGACACGGCGGTGGCGCTGGACGCGCCCGCCGTGCAGGCCGCGCCATCCGCCGCGCCGGTGCGCGCCGCCGAAGCGGCCAGGGCGGCGCAGCAGGCGCCGTATGCCTACGTGATCGTGCCGGTGGCGGCGATCGGCTGGGACGGCAACTGGCCGGCGCTGGCCGCCACCCTGGCGCTGCGCGGCGTGTCGCAGCAGCTGGCGCTGCAGACCGAACTGGTCGAATGCGTGGCCGACGCCGGCGCCGCCACCTTCCGACTGCGCGTGCCGGTCGACACCCTGCGCGCCAGCGGCAACAGCGAAAAACTGTGCGCCGTCCTGCAGGAGCGCTTCCCGGCGGTGCGCGTGAACGTCGACACCGAGATCGGCCCGGTGTGGTACACCGCCGGCGCCGAAGCCAAGGCGCGCCGCGAACGCCTGCAGCGCGAAGCCGAGGACACGGTCGAGCGCGATCCGTTCGTGCAGGACATGGCACGCACCTTCGACGCGTTCGTGGTGCCCGGTTCGGTGCGCCCGATTGCATCCTGA